One genomic region from Haloarcula taiwanensis encodes:
- a CDS encoding chromosomal protein MC1, giving the protein MAPDSDKRNFALREDGDESSVFSGGTPRQAALKAARRLEPADGEDQADPEEIRLREKGTHKVHIYEAWAWVEEAPDDKPDWMPGDITKGNVSKQGVEHLDEI; this is encoded by the coding sequence ATGGCACCCGACAGTGACAAGCGCAACTTCGCACTGCGCGAAGACGGTGACGAATCGAGCGTCTTCTCGGGCGGAACGCCTCGGCAGGCTGCACTGAAGGCAGCACGTCGACTCGAACCGGCTGACGGTGAAGATCAGGCTGATCCTGAGGAGATACGACTACGGGAGAAGGGGACCCACAAAGTCCACATCTATGAGGCGTGGGCATGGGTTGAGGAGGCTCCTGACGACAAACCCGACTGGATGCCCGGCGATATCACGAAAGGGAACGTCTCGAAGCAGGGCGTCGAACACCTAGACGAGATCTAG
- a CDS encoding tryptophan--tRNA ligase: MTTDDSHHDDASPDEDRRQSGAAWREPDAPSGDDPVLPDGGTEAEGADEATLDPWGSSTIADYRKLFEQFGIEEFDEVLPEVPNPHYLMRRGVIFGHRDYRPVAEAMRNDDPFAALSGFMPTGDPHIGHKLVFDEIIWHQQQGGDAHALIADLEAHSARGLSWDEIDEHATDYVLSLLALGFDPEEGTLYRQSDNREVQDLAFELGAEANFSELQAIYDFDGETDISHMQSVVTQMADILYPQLDEPKPTVIPVGPDQDPHMRLARDLAARMRYFGVTEAFASFEADGVERTLLRQAYDAREDYAEDADRPRCGEAADWLRDHQPAPADARESVVSKLDEAGKEPLRPRIRFLDRNATDVAFEALIEAIDGEKRVYDEHIDTFDLDHVEAEELARQVELDNGGYGFQPPSSIYHRFMTGLTGGKMSSSIPASHISLLDDPEDGYDKVKSATTGGRSTAEEQREKGGKADECPVYELYAYLLSGDDDEFAKEVYDECVGGERLCGGCKEQAAELMAEFLEDHQEKRAEWEDRLDELDIDLDSDRKRSGAD; this comes from the coding sequence ATGACAACGGACGACTCCCACCACGACGACGCATCGCCCGACGAGGACCGCCGCCAGTCGGGCGCAGCGTGGCGGGAGCCTGACGCCCCCTCCGGTGACGACCCAGTGCTGCCGGACGGCGGCACCGAGGCCGAAGGGGCCGACGAGGCGACGCTTGACCCGTGGGGCTCCTCGACTATCGCCGACTACCGCAAGCTGTTCGAGCAGTTCGGCATCGAGGAGTTCGACGAGGTACTTCCTGAGGTCCCCAACCCTCACTATCTAATGCGGCGGGGCGTCATCTTCGGCCACCGGGACTACCGACCGGTCGCCGAAGCCATGCGCAACGACGACCCCTTCGCCGCGCTGTCGGGGTTCATGCCGACCGGCGACCCACACATCGGCCACAAGCTCGTCTTTGACGAGATTATCTGGCACCAACAGCAGGGCGGGGACGCGCACGCGCTCATCGCGGACCTCGAAGCCCACAGCGCCCGCGGGCTCTCGTGGGACGAAATTGACGAGCACGCGACGGACTACGTCCTCTCGCTGCTCGCGCTCGGGTTCGACCCCGAAGAGGGGACGCTGTACCGCCAGTCCGACAACCGCGAAGTGCAGGACCTTGCGTTCGAACTCGGGGCTGAGGCGAACTTCTCGGAGCTGCAGGCCATCTACGACTTCGATGGCGAGACCGACATCTCACACATGCAGTCGGTCGTCACGCAGATGGCCGACATCCTCTATCCGCAACTGGACGAGCCAAAGCCGACGGTCATTCCCGTCGGCCCGGACCAGGACCCCCATATGCGGCTGGCCCGAGATCTCGCCGCGCGGATGCGGTATTTCGGCGTGACAGAAGCGTTTGCCAGCTTCGAGGCCGACGGAGTCGAACGGACACTGCTCCGACAGGCCTACGACGCCCGCGAGGACTACGCCGAGGATGCCGACCGACCGCGGTGTGGCGAGGCCGCCGACTGGCTGCGCGACCACCAGCCAGCACCCGCTGACGCCCGCGAGTCCGTCGTCTCGAAACTCGACGAGGCCGGGAAGGAACCACTCCGACCGCGGATCCGGTTCCTCGACCGCAACGCTACCGACGTAGCCTTCGAGGCCCTCATCGAAGCTATCGACGGCGAGAAGCGAGTGTACGACGAGCACATCGACACGTTCGACCTGGACCACGTCGAGGCGGAGGAACTCGCTCGGCAGGTCGAACTCGACAACGGGGGCTACGGCTTCCAGCCGCCGTCCTCGATCTACCACCGGTTCATGACCGGACTCACTGGCGGGAAAATGTCCTCGTCGATTCCGGCCTCCCACATCTCGCTACTGGACGACCCGGAGGACGGCTACGACAAGGTAAAATCCGCGACGACCGGCGGCCGCTCTACTGCAGAGGAACAGCGCGAGAAGGGTGGGAAGGCCGATGAGTGCCCCGTCTACGAGCTGTATGCCTACCTGCTGTCGGGTGACGACGACGAGTTCGCCAAGGAGGTGTACGACGAGTGCGTCGGCGGCGAACGGCTCTGTGGCGGCTGCAAGGAACAGGCCGCCGAACTGATGGCCGAGTTCCTCGAAGACCACCAGGAGAAACGCGCAGAGTGGGAAGACAGGCTCGACGAACTCGACATCGACCTCGACTCCGACCGAAAGCGCTCGGGCGCGGACTGA
- a CDS encoding dihydroorotate dehydrogenase (quinone), translating into MRPYDIARPLLFSLPAETANRSVHRLLEAVDGTRVADAMADRYTVTDDRLAVEAFGYTFDNPVGVAAGFDKNATIPGAVASLGFGFAEVGGVTAEPQAGNARPRMFRLREDEAIINRMGLNNDGAVVVGERLKHVDAPFPVGVNIAKTEHVGTEEAPDDYRTTYEHVAEGGDFFVVNVSCPNSEGFEELQNRDAMEAILSELQDAGAAPLLVKLSPDLPEPAVEDALDLVTELGLDGVVATNTTTERPASLRSPNAVETGGLSGKPIENQATEMVRFVAERVDVPVVGVGGVSTAEGAYRKIRAGASLVQLYTGLVYRGPSIAREINEGLLELLAEDGFDSVEDAVGADL; encoded by the coding sequence ATGAGACCCTACGATATCGCCAGACCACTCCTGTTTTCGCTGCCAGCAGAAACCGCCAACCGGAGCGTCCACCGGCTGTTAGAGGCGGTCGACGGAACCCGAGTCGCCGACGCGATGGCCGACCGCTACACCGTCACTGACGACAGACTTGCAGTGGAGGCGTTCGGCTACACGTTCGACAACCCCGTCGGAGTCGCCGCTGGCTTCGACAAGAATGCAACCATCCCCGGAGCGGTGGCCTCACTCGGCTTCGGTTTCGCGGAGGTCGGCGGCGTCACAGCCGAGCCACAGGCCGGCAACGCCCGCCCGCGGATGTTCCGGCTCAGGGAGGACGAGGCGATCATCAATCGGATGGGCCTGAACAACGACGGCGCTGTCGTCGTCGGCGAGCGGCTGAAACACGTCGACGCGCCGTTCCCGGTCGGCGTCAACATTGCCAAGACGGAACATGTCGGAACCGAGGAGGCCCCCGACGACTACCGGACCACGTACGAACACGTCGCCGAAGGCGGGGACTTCTTCGTCGTCAACGTCTCCTGTCCAAACTCGGAGGGCTTCGAGGAGCTCCAGAACCGCGACGCGATGGAAGCGATCCTCAGTGAGCTACAGGACGCTGGCGCGGCCCCGCTGCTCGTGAAGCTCTCGCCGGACCTCCCCGAGCCGGCAGTCGAGGACGCGCTTGACCTGGTGACCGAACTCGGCCTCGACGGCGTCGTCGCGACGAACACGACGACTGAACGGCCCGCAAGCCTACGCTCGCCGAACGCGGTCGAGACGGGCGGCCTCTCCGGGAAGCCGATCGAGAACCAGGCGACCGAGATGGTCCGGTTCGTCGCCGAGCGCGTCGACGTGCCCGTCGTCGGCGTCGGTGGCGTCTCGACAGCGGAGGGCGCATACCGGAAGATCCGCGCCGGGGCCTCACTCGTCCAGTTGTACACCGGCCTGGTGTACCGCGGCCCGTCCATCGCCCGCGAAATCAACGAGGGCCTGCTCGAACTGCTCGCGGAGGACGGCTTCGACTCGGTCGAGGACGCCGTCGGCGCGGACCTGTAG
- a CDS encoding phenylalanine--tRNA ligase subunit beta produces MPVVDVDPDELRYLTGHDEKDDDELKSDLFDLGLEFEGWTEDDEFQLEFAPDRLDRLSVEGVARSLRYHYGDDRGVDIPNTNSADWTIEVEDQPDERPYVTGAIVRGLDMDEAALESLIQLQEKLHATMGRKRAKGAIGVHDLTMLKGDSVTDETGKSITYTSADPDEATFVPLDADAEMTPSEVMASHETGQTYGDLVADFDRVPAIYDAIGLFSFPPVINGRRTEVSVDSRDLFIEMTGTDQWTIDHMCNIVCYALAARGGQVEKVDVSYADDAPGEYAGKTLERPDLSVRTKTVTHDRIESILGVSLDSREVVDYAERAGLDASETDADDGVAYEVEIPPYRVDVIHPLDIIDDIGRALGFNSLEPTYPDVSTVGGRHERSRLEDAARDALVGLGFEDLLNFHMINEAKNFERMGLSPDSTGGDAVGEADPVTIQEPYSEDYTILRTWALPSIMMVLENNTHRSYPQDLAEIGLAAGLDDSENTGVAEHRTVAAALARTDASYEDAKARLQALADAFDKDLETPPTAHPSFIGGRAAEVVLDGESVGVVGEIHPKVLVEHDLELPVAAFEFRLDALE; encoded by the coding sequence ATGCCCGTCGTCGACGTCGACCCCGACGAACTGCGGTATCTGACCGGTCACGACGAGAAAGACGACGACGAACTCAAATCGGACCTGTTCGACCTCGGCCTGGAGTTCGAGGGCTGGACCGAGGACGACGAGTTCCAACTGGAGTTCGCTCCCGACAGGCTCGACCGCCTCTCCGTTGAGGGCGTCGCCCGCTCGCTGCGCTACCACTACGGCGACGACCGCGGGGTGGACATCCCCAACACGAACAGCGCCGACTGGACCATCGAGGTCGAGGACCAGCCAGACGAGCGCCCGTACGTCACCGGCGCTATCGTCCGCGGGCTGGACATGGACGAGGCAGCGCTGGAGTCGCTCATCCAACTGCAGGAGAAACTCCACGCGACGATGGGTCGCAAGCGGGCGAAGGGTGCGATTGGGGTCCACGACCTTACGATGTTGAAAGGCGACTCGGTCACCGACGAGACTGGCAAGTCCATCACGTACACCAGCGCGGACCCCGACGAGGCGACGTTCGTACCGCTTGACGCCGACGCGGAGATGACCCCCAGCGAGGTCATGGCGTCCCACGAGACCGGCCAGACCTACGGCGACCTCGTCGCCGACTTCGACCGCGTGCCGGCCATCTACGACGCCATCGGCCTGTTCTCGTTCCCGCCGGTCATCAACGGCCGCCGAACCGAGGTCAGCGTCGACTCCCGGGACCTGTTCATCGAGATGACCGGGACCGACCAGTGGACCATCGACCACATGTGCAACATCGTCTGCTACGCCCTCGCCGCCCGCGGCGGCCAGGTCGAGAAGGTCGACGTGTCCTACGCCGACGACGCGCCCGGCGAGTACGCCGGCAAGACGCTGGAACGGCCGGACCTCTCGGTGCGGACGAAGACGGTCACGCACGACCGTATCGAATCCATTCTCGGCGTCTCACTGGACAGCCGCGAGGTCGTCGACTACGCCGAGCGCGCTGGCCTCGACGCGAGCGAAACCGACGCCGACGACGGCGTGGCCTACGAGGTGGAGATTCCGCCCTACCGCGTCGACGTCATCCACCCGCTGGATATCATCGACGACATCGGGCGGGCGCTCGGGTTCAACAGCCTCGAACCGACCTACCCCGACGTATCGACGGTCGGCGGCCGCCACGAGCGGTCCCGGCTTGAGGACGCCGCCCGCGACGCTCTGGTCGGGCTGGGCTTCGAGGATTTGCTGAACTTCCACATGATAAACGAGGCCAAGAACTTCGAGCGGATGGGACTCAGTCCGGACAGTACTGGCGGGGACGCCGTCGGCGAGGCCGACCCGGTCACCATCCAGGAGCCCTACAGCGAGGACTACACTATCCTCCGGACGTGGGCGCTCCCCTCCATCATGATGGTCCTGGAGAACAACACCCACCGGAGCTATCCGCAGGACCTCGCCGAAATCGGGCTGGCCGCCGGCCTCGACGACTCGGAGAACACTGGCGTCGCCGAACACCGCACCGTCGCCGCCGCGCTCGCGCGCACGGACGCCTCCTATGAGGACGCGAAGGCTCGCCTGCAGGCGCTGGCCGACGCCTTCGACAAGGACCTCGAAACGCCCCCGACCGCGCATCCGTCGTTCATCGGCGGCCGCGCCGCCGAGGTCGTCCTCGACGGGGAGTCGGTTGGCGTCGTCGGCGAAATCCACCCGAAGGTGCTTGTCGAGCACGACTTGGAACTGCCGGTGGCGGCGTTCGAGTTCCGACTGGACGCGCTGGAATAA
- a CDS encoding phenylalanine--tRNA ligase subunit alpha, with product MKRPQAQVAVLQAADAQEDRRIDAVAEDAGLKPEAATRAAFELEADGLVAVDEETLEHYELTEEGEAYVRESLPEQDLYEAAIDAGAADGPVQMGQVIGASGLEGGAVDIALSNYARKAYGDIDSGEITANPDADPGSDPEMLALEAVADGRVEDADPDALDQLERRGLVDAREETVRSVRLTDDGVTALMEGVEAAETVDQLTPELLTSGEWEDVEFTEYNVEADAEDVSHGKEHILRQTANRVKDTLVGMGFQEMEGPHADAQFWINDCLFMPQDHPARTHWDQFALERPDEIRNLPDDLVERVRSAHREGVGPDGEGYHSPWTEDIARGMDLRGHTTSLSMRYLSGHQVGDLEPPERYFSVEKVYRNDTLDPTHLLEFFQIEGWVMAEDLSVRDLMGTFTEFYEQFGITDLEFKPHYNPYTEPSFELFGTHPETGEVVEVGNSGIFRDEVLTPLGVDCDVMAWGLSLERLLMLMYGFEDIRDVHGTLCDLELLRETEVMR from the coding sequence ATGAAACGACCACAGGCACAGGTGGCCGTCCTGCAGGCCGCCGACGCACAGGAGGACAGGCGCATCGACGCGGTAGCCGAGGACGCGGGCCTCAAGCCCGAAGCGGCCACCAGAGCGGCGTTCGAACTGGAAGCCGACGGCCTCGTCGCCGTCGACGAGGAGACGCTGGAACACTACGAACTCACCGAGGAGGGCGAGGCGTACGTCCGCGAGAGCCTGCCCGAACAGGACCTCTATGAGGCCGCTATCGATGCCGGTGCGGCCGACGGCCCAGTCCAGATGGGGCAGGTCATCGGCGCGTCCGGTCTCGAAGGCGGCGCGGTCGACATCGCGCTCTCGAACTACGCCCGCAAGGCCTACGGCGACATCGACAGCGGCGAAATCACGGCCAACCCCGACGCCGACCCCGGGTCCGACCCCGAGATGCTGGCGCTGGAGGCCGTCGCAGATGGACGTGTTGAGGACGCCGACCCGGACGCGCTCGACCAACTGGAACGGCGCGGCCTCGTCGACGCGCGCGAGGAGACCGTCCGCTCCGTGCGGCTGACCGACGACGGCGTCACCGCCTTGATGGAGGGCGTCGAGGCCGCCGAGACGGTCGACCAGCTCACGCCCGAACTGCTCACCAGCGGCGAGTGGGAAGACGTGGAGTTTACCGAGTACAACGTCGAGGCCGACGCTGAGGACGTGAGCCACGGCAAGGAGCACATCCTCCGCCAGACCGCCAACCGCGTGAAGGACACGCTCGTCGGCATGGGCTTCCAAGAGATGGAAGGCCCCCACGCCGACGCCCAGTTCTGGATAAACGACTGCCTGTTCATGCCCCAGGACCACCCGGCCCGGACCCACTGGGACCAGTTCGCGCTGGAACGGCCCGACGAGATTCGGAACCTGCCCGACGACCTCGTCGAGCGGGTCCGGTCGGCCCACCGGGAGGGCGTCGGCCCCGACGGCGAGGGGTATCACTCGCCCTGGACCGAGGACATCGCCCGCGGGATGGACCTCCGGGGCCACACCACCTCGCTGTCGATGCGCTACCTCTCGGGCCACCAGGTCGGTGACCTCGAACCGCCCGAGCGTTACTTCAGCGTCGAGAAGGTGTACCGCAACGACACGCTCGACCCGACCCACCTGCTGGAGTTCTTCCAGATTGAGGGGTGGGTGATGGCCGAGGACCTCTCTGTGCGTGACCTGATGGGGACGTTCACGGAGTTCTACGAGCAGTTCGGCATCACCGACCTGGAGTTCAAGCCCCACTACAACCCCTACACGGAGCCCAGTTTCGAACTGTTCGGGACCCACCCCGAGACCGGCGAGGTCGTCGAGGTCGGCAACTCCGGTATCTTCCGCGACGAGGTGCTCACGCCGCTTGGCGTCGACTGCGACGTGATGGCGTGGGGCCTCTCGCTCGAACGATTACTCATGCTCATGTACGGCTTCGAGGACATCCGCGACGTGCACGGGACGCTGTGTGATCTTGAACTGCTGCGGGAGACGGAGGTGATGCGCTGA